In Oharaeibacter diazotrophicus, the genomic window TTCGAGCAGGCGGCCGATGATCGCCATGCCGAAGCTCGGATGGTCGACATAGGCGTCGCCGGTCACGAGCACGACGTCGCAAGCGTCCCATCCGAGCGCCGCCATCTCGGGCTTGCTCATCGGCAGGAACGGCGCTGCGCGGCCGCCGGAGGACCCGCGGGTCGACAGCGGCGCGACGGGATTTCGAAGGGTGTCCATAGTTCCACGTATAGGCGGATATCGAGGCCGATTCAATTCGGCCGGGGATCGGCTCGCCGCGTTCGGGACGAGCGCGGAGGGCGAGCGGGAAGGGTTGGATCCCCGGACCGAGCAGGCTCGGCGCCTCGACTACAACGACGACCGCCCGCACACCAGTCCAAGCGGTCTCGCCCCGGACGAGTTCGCCACCCGGTCCGGGAAGGACCGGAACCAGAACGGATTCTGGTTATGAACTAGGGCATATTGGGGGCGAGGTCAGATTGTCCGAACTTCGGGATGCGCTCCACACAGCTTGGGAGCCCGAGTTCCGAAACCGAGCACGTTGTCCTGATCACATGACGACCGGTGAGCGCTAAATGGTTCCGCCAGCCCGCACCGTCCTCCGGATCACCTGCGGCGGCTGTCCGTAGGCCCTGAGGAACGCTCGGCGCATGCGTTCGCGGTCGGCGAAGCCGGTTTCGCGGGCGACGACGTCGATGGGGTGGCGGCCGTCCTCCATCATGGCGCGGGCGGCTTCCAGGCGCAGGTGCTCGACGGCCTTGGCCGGGGACTGGCCGGTCTCCTCTTTGAAAACGCGGCTGAACTGGCGCGGGCTGAGACTGGCGGCCTCGGCGAGCTCCTCGACGGAGAGCGCGCTGGTGAGATGCTCCCGGGCGTAGACGAGGGCGCGGCGGACGCGGTCGGAACGGGGCTCGAGTTCCAGGAGTGCGGAGAACTGCGACTGGCCGCCGGCGCGGCGGTGGTAGACGACGAGACGGCGGGCGATCTCCTTGGCGAGTGTGGCGCCGTGGTCGTCCTCGACCAGGGCGAGCGCGAGGTCGATGCCGGCGCTCATGCCGGCGGAGGTCCAGATCGGGCCGTCCTTGACGAAGATGCGGTCGTCTTCCACGCGCACCGACGGGTGCAGCCGCTGCAGTGTCCGCGCGTGCGCCCAGTGCGTGGTCGCGGGGCGTCCGTCGAGCAGGCCGGCATCGGCGAGCGCGAACGCACCGGTGCAGACGCCGGCGACGCGGCGTGCTTCGGCGCCGGCACGGCGGAGAAAGGCGAGGACGCCGTCCGCGGCACGAACCGGAAGCATCGCCCCGACCGTCATCACCGTGTCCGGCATGGCGGGGCCGACGGCCTCCGTCTCGACCGCGAACCCGAGGGACGAGCGGACGGGGCCGCCGTGTTCGGAAAGCATCCGGACGGCATAGGCGGGTTCGCCGAGCAGCCTGTTCGCCATCTCGAAGGGCGTCGCCGCGGCCATGGCCATCACCTGGAAGCCGTCGGAGAGCACGAAGCCGATCGTCCGCATCTGGGTATCCCCGCCGTCCCGTCGCCCGAACGTCATGTCCTGATTTGTCGTCTATACGGCATTTAAGACATGACGGTCGAGCGCTATTCCTGTTGCGACGCCGGCGCCGCTCGGTCCCGGCACACCTCAGGAGACTTTTCCATGCCGTCCCCCCTCGGAACCGCCGTCGTCACCGGCGCCTCGTCCGGCATCGGCGCCGTCTACGCCGACCGCCTCGCCGCGCGCGGCCACGACCTGGTGCTCGTCGCCCGCAACGCGGAGCGCCTGGACGCGGAGGCCGCGCGGCTGCGCGAGCGTCACGGCGTCGCTGTCCGCACGCTCGCGGCCGATCTCGCCACCTCCGCCGGGCAGCGCCTCGTGGAGGACCTGCTGCGTACCGACACCACCGTCACGCTGCTGGTCAACAACGCCGGCCTCGCCGCGATCACGCCGCTCGTGCAGTCGGACGTGGACGCCATGGAGGCGATCATCGCGGTGAACGTGACGGCCCTGACGCGCCTCACCTATGCGGCGGTGCCGGGCTTCGTCGCGCGGGGCACCGGAACCGTGGTCAACATCGGCTCGATCGTCGCCATCGGCCCGGAGATCCTGAACGGCGTCTACGGCGGGTCGAAGGCCTACGTGCTCGGCTTCAGCCAGTCGCTCGCCAAGGAGCTCGCCGGTACCAGCGTCAAGGTGCAGGTGGTGCTGCCGGGTGCGACCGCGACGGAGTTGTGGGACAAGGCCGGCCGGCCGGCGAGCGAACTGCCGGCGGCGATGGTGATGTCCGCGGGCGATCTCGTCGACGCCGCGCTCGTCGGGCTCGACCGCGGCGAGTTCGCGACGATCCCCTCGCTGCAGGATGCGGCCGACTTCGAGGCCTACGAGGCGGCCCGGCAGGCGATGTTGCCGCGACTCTCCAACGCGAAGGTCGCCGCCCGCTACGGGCTGCCGACCACCGCCTGACGCCTGGATCCCGCCCGCACCGGCGCCGCTGTGGCGCCGGGGCCCTGCCGCTCTTTCCGGAAACCGCACGCCCATGGACCCGCGCACCCGCCTGCTGCTCGAGGGCCCGCCCGGCCGCACCATCCTCCGCCTCGCCTGGCCGAACATGCTGGTGATGGGCGCGCAGTCCTCCATCGGCCTGATCGAGACCTGGTACGTCTCGCGCCTCGGCACCGACGCGCTCGCCGGCATGGCGCTGGTGTTCCCGGCCTTCATGCTGCTGCAGATGGTGTCCGCCGGCGCCGTCGGCGGGGGAATCCTCTCGACCCTGTCGCGGGTGCTCGGGGCGGACCGGCGGGAGCACGCAAACGGGGTCGTCTGGGCCGCGGTCGGGGTCACGCTGTTGCTGTCGGGCGCGACGACGGCGGCGGCGCTCGCCTTCGGGCGGGACCTCTACGTCCTGCTCGGCGGCACGGGCGGGGCGCTCGATGCGGCGGTCGCCTATTCGACCGTGGTGTTCGCCGGGGCGGTACCGCTCTGGCTGTTCAACTCCTTCTCGGCCGTGATCCGCGCGCAGGGCAACATGGCCTTCCCGGCGACGGTGATCGTCGCCGGCACGGCGCTGCTCGTGCCGGTCTCGCCGCTGCTGATCTTCGGATGGGGCCCGGTGCCGGCGCTCGGCATCGCCGGCGGCGGGCTGGCGGTGGTGGCCTACTACGTGATCGGTACGGTGATCCTCGGCTGGCACATCTGGTCGGGCCGGGGCGTGCTGAAGCCCACCGCCCGGCCTCCACGGCTGCCGCTCGCCGCGACGGGCGAGATCCTGCGGATCGGCCTCGCCTCGTCCATCTCCAGCGTCTCGACCAACGTCACCGTGGCGCTCGCCATGGCCGCGGCCGCCGCTGCCTCGCCGGCGGCGGTGGCGGGCTACGGCACCGCGGTGCGGCTCGAGTATCTCCTGATCCCGCTCGTCTTCGGCCTCGGTGCGCCGACGGCGGCCATCGTCGGCACCAGCATCGGGGCCGGCGACCGGGCGCGCGCGGTGCGCGTCACCTGGATCGCGGCCGGCATCGCCTTCGCCATCACCGAGGCGATCGGCCTTGCCGCCGCCCTGTTCCCGGCCCGCTTCCTCGGCCTGTTCACCGACGATCCGGCGATCGTCGCGGCCGGCGCGGCCTATCTCGCCGTCGTCGGCCCGGCCTACGGCTTCTTCGGCGCGGGACTCGCGCTCTACTTCGCGGCGCAGGCGACCGGCCGGCTCGCGATCCCGCTCGCCGCGTCGCTGTTCCGCGTCGGCCTTGTCGCGGCGCTCGGCGGGCCGGCGGCCCACGCCTTCGGGCCGGCCGGGCTCTACGCTGTACTGGCCGGCGCGATGGTCGTCTACGCGGGGATCACGGCCTCGGCGGTAGCGTCGGCCGTGGGTGTGCGCCGCATCGGCGCGTGGCTAGCGATGCGGCGCGTCC contains:
- a CDS encoding GlxA family transcriptional regulator, whose protein sequence is MRTIGFVLSDGFQVMAMAAATPFEMANRLLGEPAYAVRMLSEHGGPVRSSLGFAVETEAVGPAMPDTVMTVGAMLPVRAADGVLAFLRRAGAEARRVAGVCTGAFALADAGLLDGRPATTHWAHARTLQRLHPSVRVEDDRIFVKDGPIWTSAGMSAGIDLALALVEDDHGATLAKEIARRLVVYHRRAGGQSQFSALLELEPRSDRVRRALVYAREHLTSALSVEELAEAASLSPRQFSRVFKEETGQSPAKAVEHLRLEAARAMMEDGRHPIDVVARETGFADRERMRRAFLRAYGQPPQVIRRTVRAGGTI
- a CDS encoding SDR family NAD(P)-dependent oxidoreductase; the encoded protein is MPSPLGTAVVTGASSGIGAVYADRLAARGHDLVLVARNAERLDAEAARLRERHGVAVRTLAADLATSAGQRLVEDLLRTDTTVTLLVNNAGLAAITPLVQSDVDAMEAIIAVNVTALTRLTYAAVPGFVARGTGTVVNIGSIVAIGPEILNGVYGGSKAYVLGFSQSLAKELAGTSVKVQVVLPGATATELWDKAGRPASELPAAMVMSAGDLVDAALVGLDRGEFATIPSLQDAADFEAYEAARQAMLPRLSNAKVAARYGLPTTA
- a CDS encoding MATE family efflux transporter, with amino-acid sequence MDPRTRLLLEGPPGRTILRLAWPNMLVMGAQSSIGLIETWYVSRLGTDALAGMALVFPAFMLLQMVSAGAVGGGILSTLSRVLGADRREHANGVVWAAVGVTLLLSGATTAAALAFGRDLYVLLGGTGGALDAAVAYSTVVFAGAVPLWLFNSFSAVIRAQGNMAFPATVIVAGTALLVPVSPLLIFGWGPVPALGIAGGGLAVVAYYVIGTVILGWHIWSGRGVLKPTARPPRLPLAATGEILRIGLASSISSVSTNVTVALAMAAAAAASPAAVAGYGTAVRLEYLLIPLVFGLGAPTAAIVGTSIGAGDRARAVRVTWIAAGIAFAITEAIGLAAALFPARFLGLFTDDPAIVAAGAAYLAVVGPAYGFFGAGLALYFAAQATGRLAIPLAASLFRVGLVAALGGPAAHAFGPAGLYAVLAGAMVVYAGITASAVASAVGVRRIGAWLAMRRVPSA